One segment of Trachemys scripta elegans isolate TJP31775 chromosome 1, CAS_Tse_1.0, whole genome shotgun sequence DNA contains the following:
- the LOC117879144 gene encoding butyrophilin subfamily 1 member A1-like has product MELSARSGLWAFAFFCHVGILVSSESFTLKGSDSSVIATVGTDVILPCQLSPRTDAKQMEVRWHSSEIPGLTHHYVNGQDAPQKQNSHYRGRTELFKEELPNGNVSLLLKKVQVADGGSYVCFVGNKFNYLEGLVELKVGAVGTGPTISVHHSQDQAVTLTCSSEGWYPEPAILWTDRHGQRQNSTMSSVKDVQGLHNIQSHVDVKDNKNQVLVCQLQSNFWDQTRQSALQLSSDLFPYDKHPYIVTTVILCLSLVILGVVTGFIFKTERESKGKLQIAKELLKARNSAVQIRLDPKTAHPNLYISSDCQHVNHTDQKQEVTDTPERFDGWACVLGSETLRAEREYYWEVYVGNKTDWDLGVTNGKANRKGWQDLKPENGYWGIRFFNNTDYIALVDPPVKLRLGKQSEVVGVLLDGKAQRLNFYDVSEMSHIYTFTLNSSLDVYPYFCPGLNKNGKNKDPLQLCFPSHGFCDPMSSTSIPSSPTPTLELLGGNNGKDVAAEHSSLNNDAAATLPFLPQAPFVQKEEPSPLYGNMHKCG; this is encoded by the exons AAAGCTTTACCCTGAAAGGATCAGATTCTTCAGTGATTGCCACAGTTGGCACAGATGTCATCCTTCCATGCCAACTTTCGCCTAGGACCGATGCCAAACAGATGGAAGTGAGATGGCATAGCAGTGAGATTCCTGGCCTAACCCATCATTATGTGAATGGGCAGGATGCCCCGCAGAAGCAGAACTCACACTACCGGGGAAGGACAGAGCTGTTCAAGGAGGAGCTTCCCAATGGCAATGTCTCTCTACTGTTAAAGAAGGTTCAGGTGGCAGATGGAGGCAGCTATGTCTGCTTTGTTGGCAACAAATTTAATTATTTGGAAGGCCTTGTGGAGTTAAAGGTTGGAG CTGTTGGCACAGGCCCCACAATCTCTGTGCACCATTCCCAGGACCAGGCAGTGACACTCACTTGCAGTTCAGAAGGGTGGTATCCGGAACCAGCAATACTTTGGACCGACAGGCATGGTCAAAGACAGAACTCAACTATGTCATCTGTAAAAGATGTTCAAGGTCTACACAATATTCAGAGTCACGTGGATGTGAAAGATAACAAGAACCAGGTCCTGGTGTGTCAGCTCCAAAGCAACTTCTGGGACCAGACAAGACAGTCGGCGCTGCAACTTTCCA GTGATTTATTCCCATATGATAAACACCCATATATAGTCACCACAGTAATATTATGTCTGTCGCTCGTTATATTGGGTGTGGTTACAGGCTTCATAttcaaaacagagagagaatccaAAG GAAAGCTTCAAATTGCAAAAG AGCTATTGAAGGCCCGAAACTCAGCTG TGCAAATCAGATTGGATCCTAAAACAGCCCATCCCAACCTTTATATTTCATCGGATTGCCAACATGTAAACCATACTGACCAGAAGCAAGAGGTGACAGATACTCCGGAGAGATTTGATGGATGGGCCTGCGTGCTAGGATCTGAAACCCTCAGAGCTGAGAGAGAATATTACTGGGAAGTGTATGTGGGAAATAAGACAGACTGGGATCTTGGGGTAACAAACGGGAAGGCTAATAGGAAAGGCTGGCAAGATTTGAAGCCAGAGAATGGGTACTGGGGGATACGATTTTTTAACAATACTGATTATATAGCCTTAGTGGATCCTCCAGTTAAACTAAGACTTGGCAAACAATCTGAAGTAGTTGGGGTTCTCTTGGATGGTAAGGCTCAGAGATTAAATTTCTATGATGTTTCAGAAATGTCTCACATCTACACTTTTACCCTGAATTCCTCTCTGGATGTATACCCCTATTTCTGTCCTGGTCTGAACAAAAATGGGAAAAACAAAGACCCTCTCCAACTTTGCTTTCCCTCTCATGGCTTCTGTGACCCCATGTCTTCAACTTCCATTCCTTCATCTCCTACCCCCACATTAGAGCTCTTGGGTGGCAATAATGGAAAGGATGTGGCTGCAGAACACTCCAGCCTCAACAACGATGCTGCTGCCACCCTTCCATTTCTACCCCAGGCTCCTTTCGTACAGAAGGAGGAGCCATCCCCTCTATATGGCAATATGCACAAATGTGGATAG